The Microbulbifer hydrolyticus genome has a segment encoding these proteins:
- a CDS encoding 6-phosphofructokinase translates to MSKKNAFYAQSGGVTAVINASACGVIETARQHSDKIGNVYAGLNGIVGALKEELIDVSQESRETIAALRHTPSGAFGSCRYKLKSLEQNRAEYERLIEVFKAHNIGYFFYNGGGDSADTCLKISQLSEKMGYPIQAIHIPKTVDNDLPFTDNCPGFGSVAKYVAVSTREAALDVASMCATSTKVFIVEVMGRHAGWIAAAGALAQEQEGDAPHIILLPEVAFDKDKFLKKVQQTVDDKGYCVIVASEGAQYEDGTFLADAGSVDAFGHKQLGGVAPTLAQMVKDELGFKYHWALADYLQRAARHIASATDVEQAYAVGKAAVEAAVAGKNAIMPTIERNGSTTADYSWSIGEAPLSEVANVEKFMPEEFISEDGFGITQAARDYLEPLIQGEDYPPYKNGIPQYARLKKVLVEKKLKDGFDV, encoded by the coding sequence ATGTCGAAGAAGAACGCTTTTTACGCGCAATCCGGCGGGGTTACCGCCGTCATCAACGCCTCCGCCTGCGGTGTCATCGAGACCGCCCGCCAGCATAGCGACAAGATCGGCAATGTCTATGCCGGACTCAACGGTATCGTCGGCGCCCTCAAGGAGGAACTGATCGATGTCAGCCAGGAAAGCCGCGAAACAATTGCCGCGCTGCGTCACACGCCTTCCGGTGCCTTTGGCTCCTGTCGCTACAAACTGAAAAGCCTGGAACAGAACCGCGCAGAGTACGAGCGACTGATCGAGGTGTTCAAGGCGCACAATATCGGCTACTTCTTCTATAACGGCGGCGGCGATTCGGCCGACACCTGCCTCAAGATTTCCCAGCTGTCGGAGAAGATGGGCTACCCCATCCAGGCCATCCACATCCCCAAGACCGTGGACAATGACCTGCCGTTCACCGACAACTGCCCGGGCTTTGGCTCAGTGGCAAAATATGTCGCGGTATCCACCAGGGAAGCCGCTCTGGATGTGGCCTCCATGTGCGCCACGTCCACCAAGGTTTTCATTGTCGAAGTGATGGGACGCCACGCGGGCTGGATTGCCGCCGCCGGCGCCCTTGCCCAGGAGCAGGAAGGTGATGCCCCGCATATCATCCTGCTGCCGGAAGTCGCCTTCGATAAAGACAAGTTCCTGAAGAAGGTGCAACAGACCGTCGACGACAAAGGCTACTGCGTGATCGTTGCCTCCGAAGGCGCCCAGTACGAAGATGGCACTTTCCTCGCTGACGCGGGCAGTGTCGATGCCTTCGGCCACAAGCAGCTGGGCGGCGTAGCGCCGACCCTCGCGCAAATGGTCAAGGACGAGCTGGGCTTCAAATACCACTGGGCCCTGGCCGACTACCTGCAGCGTGCCGCGCGCCATATTGCTTCCGCCACCGATGTGGAGCAGGCGTACGCCGTGGGCAAGGCCGCAGTAGAAGCGGCAGTTGCCGGCAAGAACGCAATCATGCCCACAATCGAGCGCAACGGCAGCACAACCGCCGACTACAGCTGGAGCATCGGTGAAGCGCCGCTGTCCGAGGTGGCCAACGTCGAGAAGTTTATGCCCGAGGAATTCATCTCCGAGGATGGCTTCGGTATCACTCAGGCTGCCCGCGACTACCTCGAGCCGCTGATTCAGGGCGAAGATTACCCGCCATATAAAAACGGGATCCCGCAGTACGCGCGCCTGAAGAAAGTACTGGTCGAGAAGAAGCTGAAAGACGGCTTCGACGTGTAA
- a CDS encoding glutamine synthetase family protein codes for MTQPDVTSWLDTLPEAFLKYLNGRRLDEVECIVPDLNGMSRGKAMPLSKFSPQTPIFLPISIFYQTITGQDVEMDIENQWAESDMALVPDMSTAMAVPWAKTPALQIIHDLQDLDGNPISCAPRNVLKRVIGMYRDKGWQPIVAPELEFYLTRPNIDPNEPIQPPIGRSGRSGNSLQSYSMTAIDEYGPVIDTIYEYAEAAGLHIDSVIQEDGAGQVEFNLTHGDPLLLADQVFYFKRIIREAALKNGMFATFMAKPMRDQPGSAMHIHQSVVDIASGKNIFSADDGSASDLFRYFIGGTQKHLREIMPFIAPNVNSYRRFEGADNSSAPTNTGWGYDNRATGLRVPNSGVQDRRLENRVVGVDANPYLAIAASLVCGYLGMLNGVEPSAPAASELDEEQESSFYIPGTFDEALRIFEAAGEVRDALGEDFCQLYAAVKNEEMRLFHREISPWERQHLLLNV; via the coding sequence ATGACTCAGCCCGATGTAACTTCCTGGCTGGATACCCTGCCCGAAGCCTTCCTGAAATACCTGAATGGTCGCCGCCTGGACGAGGTAGAGTGCATTGTCCCGGACCTGAATGGTATGTCCCGCGGCAAGGCGATGCCACTTAGCAAGTTTTCCCCGCAAACGCCGATCTTTTTACCTATTTCCATTTTTTACCAGACCATTACCGGCCAGGATGTGGAAATGGACATTGAAAACCAGTGGGCGGAAAGCGATATGGCACTGGTGCCTGACATGTCCACCGCGATGGCGGTGCCTTGGGCGAAAACGCCAGCGCTGCAGATTATTCACGACCTGCAGGATCTCGATGGCAATCCCATTTCCTGCGCACCGCGTAATGTGCTGAAGCGGGTGATCGGAATGTACCGGGACAAGGGCTGGCAGCCGATCGTGGCGCCGGAACTGGAGTTCTACCTAACCCGGCCAAACATTGACCCCAATGAACCCATTCAGCCGCCGATTGGCCGCAGTGGTCGTTCGGGGAATTCGTTGCAGTCCTATTCGATGACCGCTATCGATGAATATGGCCCGGTAATCGACACGATTTACGAGTACGCAGAAGCCGCCGGTTTGCATATTGATTCTGTCATCCAGGAGGACGGTGCCGGGCAGGTGGAGTTCAATCTGACTCACGGTGACCCGCTCCTACTTGCCGATCAGGTTTTTTATTTCAAGCGCATCATTCGCGAAGCGGCGCTGAAAAACGGTATGTTCGCGACCTTTATGGCCAAGCCCATGCGCGACCAGCCCGGCAGTGCCATGCATATTCACCAGAGTGTGGTGGATATTGCCAGTGGTAAAAATATCTTTTCCGCGGATGACGGCAGTGCCTCGGACCTGTTCCGTTACTTTATCGGCGGTACCCAGAAGCACCTACGGGAAATCATGCCGTTTATCGCGCCCAACGTGAATTCTTATCGCCGATTTGAAGGAGCCGACAATTCCAGTGCACCAACCAATACCGGATGGGGCTACGACAATCGGGCCACGGGATTGCGCGTGCCCAATTCCGGCGTCCAGGATCGCCGTCTGGAAAATCGCGTGGTCGGAGTGGACGCAAACCCCTACCTGGCCATCGCCGCCAGTCTGGTCTGTGGTTACCTGGGTATGCTGAATGGTGTGGAGCCCAGCGCACCGGCGGCATCGGAACTGGATGAAGAGCAGGAGTCCAGCTTTTATATCCCGGGTACCTTTGATGAGGCGTTGCGTATTTTTGAGGCCGCCGGGGAGGTTCGCGATGCGCTCGGAGAGGATTTCTGCCAGCTTTACGCGGCGGTAAAAAATGAAGAAATGCGGCTGTTTCACCGGGAAATTTCGCCCTGGGAGCGGCAGCACCTGTTGCTGAACGTTTAG
- a CDS encoding thiol-disulfide oxidoreductase DCC family protein → MVLFDGVCRLCSAWARFLLRFDCECRFKLATVQSEEGQAILSFFGLPLDQYETMLLVEGNQVFGKSDGLLRIIKQLPFPWPILGCFRLIPRPVRDWVYDRVARNRYRLFGKRDVCVVPDKADEQRFLTKKAANDRVTHE, encoded by the coding sequence GTGGTTCTGTTTGATGGTGTTTGCCGTCTGTGCTCCGCCTGGGCGCGCTTCCTGTTGAGGTTCGACTGCGAATGTCGATTCAAGCTGGCCACCGTGCAGTCGGAGGAAGGGCAGGCGATCCTATCTTTTTTCGGGTTGCCACTGGATCAATATGAAACCATGCTCCTGGTCGAGGGCAATCAGGTGTTTGGAAAGTCCGATGGGCTGCTGCGCATCATCAAACAGCTCCCCTTCCCCTGGCCGATACTGGGCTGTTTCCGCCTGATCCCTCGCCCTGTGCGGGACTGGGTTTACGATCGCGTTGCGCGCAATCGTTATCGTCTGTTCGGTAAACGTGATGTTTGCGTTGTACCCGATAAAGCAGACGAGCAACGCTTTTTGACAAAAAAGGCGGCAAACGACAGGGTCACTCATGAATAG
- a CDS encoding RpiB/LacA/LacB family sugar-phosphate isomerase codes for MKIALMNEFSQASKNAIVLKELQHVAGELGHTVYNTGMSDDNDHRLTYIHLGIMGSLLLNSKAVDFVVSGCGTGQGALMSLNAYPGVNCGYCIDPADAYLFAQINNGNALAIPYAKGFGWGAELNIRYIFEKAFTGDKGQGYPPERKESQVANAGILNHIKEATAKSYLDGLKAIDPELVKTAVSGERFQACFFENSQDQELTDFVRSVLDS; via the coding sequence ATGAAAATCGCACTGATGAACGAATTCAGTCAGGCATCCAAGAACGCCATCGTGCTGAAAGAGCTGCAACATGTCGCCGGCGAGCTGGGCCACACCGTATACAACACCGGTATGAGCGACGACAACGACCACCGCCTGACGTACATCCACCTGGGTATCATGGGTAGCCTGCTGCTGAACTCGAAGGCCGTAGATTTTGTTGTGAGTGGTTGTGGCACCGGCCAGGGCGCGCTGATGTCCCTGAATGCCTACCCGGGCGTGAACTGTGGTTACTGTATAGATCCTGCCGACGCCTACCTGTTCGCCCAGATCAATAACGGCAATGCGCTGGCAATCCCTTATGCCAAGGGCTTTGGCTGGGGTGCGGAGCTAAATATCCGCTACATCTTCGAGAAAGCCTTTACCGGTGATAAAGGCCAGGGATATCCGCCAGAGCGCAAAGAGTCCCAGGTAGCCAACGCTGGTATTCTCAACCATATCAAGGAAGCTACTGCGAAAAGTTACCTCGACGGCCTCAAGGCGATCGATCCTGAACTGGTGAAAACCGCAGTGTCCGGCGAGCGCTTCCAGGCCTGTTTCTTCGAGAACAGCCAGGATCAGGAACTGACCGACTTCGTTCGCAGTGTGCTGGACTCCTGA
- a CDS encoding DUF6064 family protein, which yields MDLASYSLQDFIPFTADVYFRLLARMGEAFWPLQSVTLLVGFLALFLSLTGRVRIALGLLAPLWAFVGVAFFAQRYSGLNWAGTHICWIWLCQGLLLLLLAVTGWGTALERDTGADWRTALLRTLLTPSVQAGLLIALCGLLGFPLLGVAMGNGWPAVEVFGLHPDPTAAVTLGLLLVGFRGSALWFTALVPTLWLCVSALTLKVLGAAWYPALLVIVAVAVTGSVASYRPRTAR from the coding sequence ATGGACCTGGCCAGCTACAGCCTGCAGGACTTTATCCCTTTCACCGCAGACGTGTACTTTCGTCTGCTGGCGCGAATGGGGGAAGCCTTTTGGCCACTGCAGTCTGTCACCTTGCTGGTGGGATTCCTGGCGTTGTTCCTGTCACTGACGGGTAGGGTGCGGATCGCCCTCGGGTTGCTCGCGCCGCTTTGGGCTTTTGTCGGGGTGGCGTTTTTTGCCCAGCGATATTCCGGTCTGAACTGGGCGGGTACCCATATCTGCTGGATATGGTTGTGTCAGGGCTTGCTCCTGCTGTTACTGGCCGTGACCGGGTGGGGGACAGCTTTGGAGCGAGATACAGGAGCTGATTGGCGCACAGCGCTGCTCCGCACGCTCTTGACCCCTTCGGTACAGGCGGGATTGTTGATCGCGCTGTGTGGCCTGCTTGGCTTCCCTTTACTGGGAGTGGCGATGGGCAACGGCTGGCCGGCGGTAGAGGTATTCGGTTTGCACCCTGATCCCACTGCTGCGGTCACCCTTGGATTGCTGCTTGTTGGATTCAGGGGGAGCGCATTGTGGTTCACCGCACTGGTGCCGACACTCTGGTTGTGCGTATCCGCCTTGACCCTCAAGGTGCTTGGGGCTGCATGGTATCCGGCACTGCTGGTGATTGTGGCTGTGGCGGTTACCGGGAGCGTTGCCAGCTATCGCCCGCGTACTGCCCGCTGA
- a CDS encoding aldo/keto reductase, producing the protein MDGRYLRRHFLKLLAAGTACIWGLPGQANAQASTLIAKPIPDSGEALPLIGMGTWRTFNVGDDPQLLAARTQVVKAFFAHGGGLIDSSPMYGSAADTIGYALKQLGKPESLFSAEKVWSPAGGSTREQIASLARRWGVDKFDLVQVHNLDDWRDHLAVLREMKAAGDLRYVGITTSHGRRHSEFEQILANEEVDFCQLTYNITHREAEQRLLPLAREKGIAVIANRPYDGGSLIKGLKRRGEQVPEWAKKEFGCRTWADFLLKFIVSHPAVNCAIPATSQVAHMNENMQAGTGSMPDAAARRQMVSFIESL; encoded by the coding sequence ATGGATGGTCGCTATCTGCGCAGACATTTTCTCAAGTTGCTTGCCGCGGGAACTGCCTGTATCTGGGGGTTGCCTGGGCAGGCGAATGCACAGGCGAGCACTCTGATTGCAAAACCGATCCCGGACAGCGGCGAAGCGTTGCCGCTTATCGGGATGGGGACCTGGCGCACCTTCAATGTCGGCGACGATCCGCAGTTGCTCGCCGCGCGCACGCAGGTGGTCAAGGCGTTCTTTGCCCACGGCGGCGGCCTGATCGATTCCTCTCCTATGTATGGTTCCGCTGCGGATACCATCGGTTATGCGCTGAAACAGCTGGGGAAACCTGAATCGCTGTTTTCTGCGGAAAAAGTCTGGAGCCCGGCGGGGGGCAGTACCCGGGAGCAGATCGCGAGTCTTGCCCGTCGCTGGGGTGTGGATAAGTTCGACCTGGTTCAGGTGCACAATCTCGACGACTGGCGCGATCATCTTGCGGTATTGCGGGAGATGAAAGCAGCCGGAGACCTCCGCTATGTGGGGATTACCACTTCCCACGGGCGCCGTCATTCCGAGTTCGAGCAGATACTGGCGAACGAAGAAGTCGATTTCTGTCAGCTCACCTACAACATTACCCATCGCGAAGCCGAGCAGCGACTGTTGCCCCTGGCGCGGGAAAAAGGGATTGCGGTGATTGCCAATAGGCCATACGACGGCGGCAGCCTGATCAAGGGACTGAAGCGCAGGGGGGAGCAGGTGCCCGAGTGGGCGAAGAAAGAATTCGGGTGTCGCACCTGGGCGGACTTCCTGCTCAAATTTATTGTCAGCCATCCCGCCGTAAACTGTGCCATCCCGGCCACGTCCCAAGTGGCGCACATGAACGAAAACATGCAGGCGGGCACCGGCTCCATGCCCGATGCTGCCGCCCGTCGCCAGATGGTCAGCTTTATCGAGTCCCTGTGA
- a CDS encoding LLM class flavin-dependent oxidoreductase, producing the protein MRAYSLLDLSPITDTGSARQALQNSRDLAQHAEAQGYHRFWMAEHHNMAGVASAATAVALGYIAAGTEKIRVAAGGVMLPNHAPLVIAEQFGTLAALYPDRVDLGLGRAPGTDGATMTALRRDPLRAADQFPQDVRELLHYFAPEKPGQRVRAVPGVGLGVPIWLLGSSLYSAQLAAALGLPFAFASHFAPAMLDQALHLYREQFQPSEHLDTPYVAAAINVFAADSDEDGRKLMTSIEQQFVALRRGTPGPLKPPVADPATIASPSERAQVAQALAESAVGTAATIGPWIDHFLERTRVDELIVTGAIYDHRARLRSFELAAEVLRDRVDA; encoded by the coding sequence GTGCGCGCCTACTCTCTATTGGATCTTTCTCCCATCACCGACACTGGCAGTGCCCGCCAGGCATTGCAGAATTCCCGCGATCTGGCCCAGCATGCGGAAGCTCAGGGGTACCATCGGTTCTGGATGGCGGAACACCACAATATGGCCGGGGTTGCCAGTGCTGCCACGGCGGTGGCGCTGGGGTATATCGCCGCGGGCACGGAAAAAATCCGCGTGGCCGCCGGCGGCGTGATGCTGCCGAATCATGCCCCGCTGGTGATTGCGGAGCAGTTCGGTACCCTGGCGGCGCTCTATCCTGATCGGGTGGACCTGGGTTTGGGGCGAGCACCAGGCACCGATGGCGCCACCATGACCGCACTGCGCCGCGATCCGTTGCGTGCGGCGGACCAGTTTCCCCAGGATGTGCGTGAGTTGCTGCACTACTTTGCCCCGGAAAAGCCCGGACAGCGGGTGCGCGCGGTGCCCGGTGTCGGACTGGGGGTGCCCATCTGGTTACTGGGCTCCAGTCTGTACAGCGCCCAGCTGGCGGCTGCGCTGGGGCTGCCCTTTGCCTTCGCCTCCCACTTTGCCCCCGCCATGCTGGATCAGGCTCTGCATCTGTATCGCGAGCAGTTTCAGCCCTCCGAACATCTCGATACCCCTTATGTGGCGGCGGCGATCAATGTCTTTGCCGCCGACAGCGATGAAGACGGGCGTAAATTGATGACCTCGATCGAACAGCAGTTCGTCGCCCTGCGCCGGGGAACGCCGGGGCCGCTGAAACCGCCGGTGGCAGATCCGGCCACGATCGCCTCGCCCAGCGAGCGCGCACAGGTGGCGCAGGCTCTCGCGGAAAGTGCTGTGGGTACTGCGGCGACCATCGGCCCGTGGATCGATCATTTCCTCGAGCGCACCCGGGTGGACGAGTTGATTGTGACCGGTGCCATCTACGATCATCGCGCGCGCTTGCGTTCGTTTGAGCTGGCGGCGGAAGTATTGCGGGATCGGGTCGATGCCTGA
- a CDS encoding TonB-dependent receptor — translation MNSKHCSKPLARWIDLITCSAALFAPVAMAETALEEVVVTSQLREAAQLDTSTSVSVLDSAIIEARGATNLEQLLNLAPNVNFSAGASRGRFVQIRGIGERSQFIDPVNPSVGLLIDGIDFTGLGLAASTLDIDQVEILRGPQGTVYGANALAGLITMTSNAPSESAFAKVSAEVAEYGSHTLSAVSSGPLTDKLSYRVAAQNQQSDGYVQNRHLGRDDTNNIDESVVRGKLRYQASDDLHLDFSLLHLNIDNGYDAFTLDNSRNTLSDAPGWDRQDTLAGAVSGLWSGSDLFSVKSVLSVANSDTEYGYDEDWVYAGFHPWEYMSTDNYLRDRDNVSVDVRFISTEQSRLFAGSTSWVAGIYVRSEEEALERNQSFNSQFDTENTALYGQLNTVLSDRVTVITGLRFEQRAADYSDSLAVSSNTDEDLWGGNLTLEYSTADNTLLYATVSRGYKAGGVNGRIISASAGNPQIGSDVFTFDTERMLNYELGVKGSWFEDRLQAQVAAFYQDRSDVQAKQSIFNPDDFSFDDFLANAAGGTGTGLELETSYQASDTLRLFASAGWLNTEFDDFISTSHVDARNDYTGEVTPLALDGRDLAHAPNYQFFTGAEYAITANLVARLELEGKDDFYFSNSHNEKSTAYELVNARLTYRGDDWNIALWGRNLTDKTIYTRGFYFSNQFGNNPAKDYAPEAYYQLGEPRVAGVSASYTF, via the coding sequence ATGAACTCCAAGCACTGCAGCAAACCATTAGCCCGCTGGATCGATCTGATCACCTGTTCCGCCGCACTTTTTGCCCCTGTCGCAATGGCAGAGACCGCGCTAGAAGAAGTGGTGGTGACCAGCCAGCTGCGCGAAGCAGCGCAACTGGATACCTCCACCAGTGTCAGTGTATTGGACAGTGCCATTATTGAGGCCCGCGGCGCCACCAATCTGGAACAATTGCTGAACCTGGCGCCCAACGTGAATTTCTCCGCCGGAGCTTCCCGCGGCCGCTTCGTGCAGATCCGCGGTATCGGTGAGCGCAGCCAGTTTATCGACCCGGTGAATCCGTCCGTAGGTCTGCTGATTGACGGCATCGACTTTACCGGCCTTGGCCTCGCTGCCAGCACCCTGGATATTGATCAGGTGGAAATCCTGCGTGGCCCCCAGGGCACGGTGTACGGAGCCAATGCCCTCGCCGGCCTGATCACCATGACGAGCAATGCGCCCAGCGAATCCGCGTTTGCCAAGGTCTCAGCAGAAGTGGCGGAATACGGCAGCCATACCCTGTCTGCGGTCAGTAGCGGTCCCCTTACCGACAAGCTCAGTTACCGGGTCGCGGCACAAAACCAGCAGTCCGATGGCTATGTGCAAAACCGACACCTGGGCCGCGACGACACCAACAATATTGATGAATCCGTTGTGCGCGGCAAACTGCGCTACCAGGCGAGTGACGACCTGCACCTGGATTTCTCCCTGCTGCACCTGAATATCGACAATGGCTACGATGCCTTTACCCTGGACAACTCCCGCAACACCCTGTCCGACGCACCGGGATGGGACCGACAGGACACCCTTGCCGGTGCCGTGAGCGGGCTGTGGTCTGGCAGCGACTTGTTCAGCGTAAAATCCGTGCTCAGCGTGGCCAATTCCGACACCGAATATGGTTATGACGAAGACTGGGTTTACGCCGGTTTTCATCCGTGGGAGTACATGTCTACCGATAACTACCTGCGCGACAGAGACAATGTGAGTGTGGATGTGCGCTTTATTTCCACAGAGCAATCACGCTTGTTTGCTGGCAGCACCAGCTGGGTGGCAGGTATCTATGTGCGCAGCGAAGAAGAAGCGCTTGAGCGCAACCAAAGTTTCAACAGTCAGTTCGATACAGAAAACACGGCGCTTTACGGGCAGTTAAACACGGTACTGAGTGATCGCGTCACCGTGATCACCGGCCTGCGTTTCGAGCAACGCGCTGCGGATTACAGCGATTCCCTGGCCGTGTCCAGCAACACCGACGAAGATCTGTGGGGCGGTAATCTCACGCTGGAATACAGCACAGCCGACAACACGCTGCTTTACGCTACCGTATCCCGCGGCTACAAGGCGGGCGGCGTAAACGGGCGTATTATTTCCGCCTCCGCCGGCAACCCGCAGATCGGCAGCGATGTGTTCACTTTCGATACCGAACGTATGCTCAACTACGAGCTGGGGGTCAAAGGTAGCTGGTTCGAAGACCGCCTGCAGGCGCAGGTCGCCGCGTTCTATCAGGACCGCAGCGATGTTCAGGCCAAACAGTCCATCTTCAACCCCGATGACTTTTCCTTTGACGACTTCCTCGCCAATGCCGCCGGCGGCACCGGTACCGGCCTGGAACTGGAAACCAGCTATCAGGCCAGTGACACCCTTCGCCTGTTCGCATCGGCCGGCTGGCTGAACACGGAGTTCGACGATTTCATCAGCACTTCCCATGTGGACGCCCGCAATGACTATACCGGCGAAGTGACGCCGCTCGCTCTCGACGGCCGCGATCTGGCCCACGCACCCAACTATCAGTTCTTCACCGGCGCCGAATACGCAATCACCGCAAATCTGGTGGCGCGACTGGAGCTGGAAGGCAAAGACGACTTCTACTTTTCCAACAGCCACAACGAGAAGTCCACAGCCTATGAGCTGGTCAACGCACGCCTGACCTATCGCGGCGACGACTGGAATATCGCGCTGTGGGGAAGAAATCTCACCGACAAAACGATTTATACGCGGGGTTTCTATTTCAGTAACCAGTTCGGCAACAACCCGGCCAAAGACTATGCCCCGGAAGCCTATTATCAGCTGGGTGAGCCCCGTGTCGCCGGTGTTTCCGCAAGCTATACTTTCTGA
- the pnuC gene encoding nicotinamide riboside transporter PnuC, with translation MFSPQVREAITTSLAAMSLWEVAAVVLALAYLLLAMRENILCWYAAFASTAIYLFLFWDVSLLMESALQIFYLLIAVYGWWQWRNRTGSGEPLHIHRWPLQRHLLAFTGIGILTLTVGYLLDNYTSAALPYLDSFTTWGAVVTTYMVTRKVLENWLYWIVIDGAAIYLYIDRELYLTALLFVLYVILVIVGFFQWSSLYRKQSGNHTHRVPAVNDAHAG, from the coding sequence ATGTTCAGTCCCCAAGTGCGCGAAGCCATCACTACGTCACTCGCGGCCATGTCTCTGTGGGAAGTGGCCGCTGTAGTACTCGCGCTCGCCTACCTGTTACTGGCCATGCGGGAAAACATCCTGTGCTGGTACGCGGCGTTTGCCAGCACCGCTATCTACCTGTTCCTGTTCTGGGATGTCAGCCTGTTGATGGAGTCTGCATTGCAGATCTTTTACCTGCTGATCGCGGTTTACGGCTGGTGGCAGTGGCGAAACCGCACGGGTAGTGGGGAGCCCCTGCATATCCACCGCTGGCCCCTGCAAAGGCATCTGCTCGCCTTCACGGGGATCGGTATTCTCACATTGACGGTCGGCTATCTTCTGGACAATTACACCAGCGCCGCACTGCCCTATCTTGATTCCTTTACAACCTGGGGTGCCGTCGTCACCACCTATATGGTTACGCGCAAGGTACTGGAAAACTGGCTTTACTGGATCGTAATCGACGGCGCCGCGATTTACCTCTATATCGATCGAGAACTGTATCTCACCGCGCTTTTGTTTGTTTTGTACGTAATTCTGGTAATCGTTGGTTTCTTCCAGTGGTCAAGCCTTTATCGAAAACAATCCGGCAACCACACACACCGAGTACCAGCTGTAAATGACGCCCATGCCGGCTGA
- a CDS encoding phosphotransferase, which produces MPAEVFPDDWHRWSADQPVLIRPLTRGLTNRSYLLATKDTRVVLRWNSQISAELDLDRRAEEQVLYRADKAMLGAPLIHCDPDYRYLVTGFIEGQPWDTRRSGTETALTQLARLTRNIHQLPVISARLDIHRKVSSYWQSIPADVKHFRRLTLLDQKARPHIHAAETMNSNDVLCHNDLQAANLISGKDGKLYAIDWEYAATGDPFYDLAVITEEHQLRDEELQQFLAEYLQRPPSGMDLKRLAHWRIIYVYLSILWYAIQHAKGNLPDIDLDATITAQGQYLSTLLAGF; this is translated from the coding sequence ATGCCGGCTGAAGTTTTTCCCGATGACTGGCATCGCTGGAGTGCTGATCAGCCAGTATTGATCCGGCCGCTGACCCGTGGCCTGACAAACCGTAGTTATCTGTTGGCGACGAAGGATACGAGAGTGGTACTGCGCTGGAACTCGCAGATCAGTGCGGAACTCGACCTCGACCGCCGGGCCGAAGAGCAGGTACTGTACCGGGCAGACAAGGCAATGCTGGGTGCACCACTAATCCACTGTGACCCGGATTACCGCTATCTGGTTACCGGGTTTATCGAAGGTCAACCATGGGACACGCGGCGCTCTGGTACCGAAACCGCATTGACACAACTCGCACGGCTAACGAGGAACATTCATCAGCTACCGGTGATCAGCGCGCGGCTGGATATTCACCGCAAGGTATCCAGCTACTGGCAATCCATACCAGCCGATGTAAAGCACTTCCGGCGACTGACGCTACTGGACCAAAAAGCTCGCCCACACATCCACGCCGCTGAAACCATGAACAGCAACGATGTGCTCTGCCATAATGACTTGCAGGCAGCGAACCTGATCAGCGGGAAGGACGGAAAACTTTATGCGATCGACTGGGAGTATGCCGCCACCGGAGACCCTTTTTATGACCTTGCGGTGATTACTGAAGAACACCAGCTGCGCGACGAGGAACTGCAGCAGTTTCTCGCCGAATACCTGCAGCGCCCCCCGTCGGGTATGGACCTGAAGCGCCTGGCCCACTGGAGAATCATCTACGTCTATTTATCGATACTCTGGTACGCAATACAGCACGCCAAAGGCAACCTGCCCGATATTGACCTCGACGCCACGATCACAGCGCAAGGCCAATATCTATCCACGTTGCTCGCAGGTTTTTGA